One window from the genome of Nicotiana sylvestris chromosome 9, ASM39365v2, whole genome shotgun sequence encodes:
- the LOC104235178 gene encoding uncharacterized protein: protein MAIEDETNESAPRCANVPTTPAIFPTIDHNHPLFLQPTDTPGSSLISLQLTGSDNYALWSRSMRIGLLGKSKLGFVDGRYPISKFKPEFHEQWEKVNVVVLSWIMNAMRSGMGRSEGKVDKVNVSRILYLHREIHTLTQGTMNVADYFSKLRDLWDKFDALIPCPGCPCLESKKYAEHFEYHRLLQFLMGLNDSYSQARSQIMMMTPVPSINKTYSLLMDAEIQRNLANFTQMVQVIEVNDNTAMYGNKNPNPGTGQSRA from the exons ATGGCAATAGAAGACGAAACAAATGAGAGTGCTCCCAGATGTGCGAATGTACCAACTACTCCAGCTATTTTCCCTACGATAGATCACAATCACCCTCTATTTCTTCAACCGACAGATACTCCAGGTAGCTCACTCATCTCTCTTCAGCTAACTGGTTCGGATAACTATGCATTGTGGAGTCGATCTATGAGAATAGGTCTGTTAGGTAAAAGCAAACTAGGATTTGTGGATGGTAGGTATCCAATATCGAAGTTCAAACCTGAATTTCATGAGCAATGGGAAAAAGTAAATGTTGTGGTACTCTCTTGGATTATGAATGCTATGCGTTCAG GTATGGGAAGATCTGAAGGAAAGGTTGACAAAGTGAATGTATCTAGGATTCTGTACTTGCATAGAGAGATCCATACATTAACACAGGGAACAATGAATGTAGCTGATTATTTCTCGAAATTAAGAGATCTATGGGATAAGTTTGATGCACTCATTCCTTGTCCTGGTTGTCCATGTTTAGAGTCAAAGAAATATGCAGAGCACTTTGAATATCATAGGTTGCTTCAGTTCCTTATGGGACTGAATGACTCTTATTCCCAAGCTCGAAGccaaataatgatgatgacaCCAGTGCCTAGTATTAACAAGACATATTCTCTTCTTATGGATGCCGAAATTCAGAGAAACCTGGCAAACTTTACGCAAATGGTGCAAGTAATAGAAGTTAATGACAACACTGCTATGTAtggcaacaaaaatccaaatcctGGCACTGGACAATCTAGAGCTTAG
- the LOC104235075 gene encoding serine/threonine-protein kinase-like protein At3g51990 → MGYLSCKAESSISISNSQKTHNQEKEKPIKIQEFNYRDLEAATNGFSDQKLLGRGSHGLVYKGILRNGRLVAVKRSSRGAPRFSTDNCNEVENEIDILSKLQSPRLVNLVGVSTDSHDRLLVVEFMSNGTLYDVLHSNSRSISWGRRIKLALQTAKAVDILHSLSPPVIHRDIKSANVLIDRNFNARLGDFGLALRCHLDDFRLRSTPPAGTMGYLDPCYVTPDNLSTKTDVFSFGILLLEIISGRKAIDVVYSPPSIVDWAIPLIKRGKLLAVYDPRIPPPKDPLVRKQLAIVAAKCVRTCRERRPTMKEVVECLSGLSKLVPLHSWNGFTNPCLMVETVGRPVESKTSQLNLRRKERDLDGGDARLATPLRNSQRVYSDLGFRSNLMDLMSGNDGQSEFRGDGDGVEPKANSISRALSCRYVSGSVVGRRNNESLVHSNGRGGTSRLRRNNSVGEHSDRD, encoded by the coding sequence ATGGGTTATCTATCATGTAAAGCTGAATCTTCCATCTCAATTTCCAATTCTCAGAAAACCCATAATCAGGAAAAGGAGAAACCCATCAAAATTCAGGAGTTTAACTACAGGGATCTTGAAGCTGCCACTAATGGTTTCTCTGACCAAAAGCTTCTTGGTAGGGGCAGCCATGGACTTGTCTATAAAGGAATACTTCGAAATGGCCGTCTTGTAGCTGTCAAAAGGTCTTCTAGAGGTGCCCCAAGATTCAGCACAGATAATTGTAATGAGGTAGAGAATGAAATTGATATTCTTTCCAAATTGCAAAGTCCAAGATTGGTTAATCTTGTTGGTGTTAGTACTGATTCTCATGACAGGCTTTTGGTTGTTGAGTTTATGTCTAATGGTACACTTTATGATGTCCTTCACTCCAATTCTCGTTCAATTAGTTGGGGGAGGAGGATAAAGTTAGCTTTACAAACTGCTAAAGCTGTTGATATTCTCCATTCTTTGAGCCCTCCTGTAATTCATCGCGATATTAAGTCTGCTAATGTATTGATAGACAGGAATTTTAATGCACGTTTAGGTGATTTTGGGTTAGCGTTAAGGTGTCATCTTGATGATTTTAGGTTGAGGTCTACTCCTCCTGCAGGTACAATGGGTTATCTTGATCCATGTTATGTGACTCCTGATAATTTGAGCACCAAGACTGATGTTTTCAGTtttgggattttgttgttggagaTTATTAGTGGGAGGAAGGCTATTGATGTAGTGTATTCGCCGCCTTCTATTGTGGATTGGGCCATTCCTTTGATTAAGAGAGGGAAGCTGTTGGCTGTGTACGATCCGAGGATTCCACCTCCCAAGGATCCTTTGGTGAGAAAGCAATTGGCAATTGTGGCTGCTAAATGTGTGAGGACTTGTAGGGAGAGGCGGCCAACAATGAAGGAGGTTGTTGAATGTTTGAGTGGGTTGAGTAAGTTGGTGCCCTTACATTCTTGGAATGGTTTTACCAATCCTTGTTTGATGGTTGAGACCGTGGGGCGACCTGTGGAGTCGAAAACAAGCCAGTTGAACTTgaggagaaaagaaagagatTTGGATGGTGGAGATGCTAGACTTGCAACGCCACTCAGGAATTCCCAGAGGGTTTACTCTGACTTGGGGTTCCGCAGCAATTTGATGGACTTAATGTCTGGAAATGATGGGCAGTCTGAATTTCGGGGAGATGGTGATGGGGTTGAACCTAAGGCGAACTCTATCAGTAGAGCTTTGAGCTGCAGATATGTAAGCGGCTCAGTTGTTGGTAGAAGAAACAATGAGTCTTTAGTTCACAGCAATGGTAGAGGAGGTACATCACGTTTGAGAAGAAACAATTCAGTTGGTGAGCATTCAGATAGGGATTAA